One Campylobacter concisus DNA segment encodes these proteins:
- the ccsA gene encoding cytochrome c biogenesis protein, producing the protein MRILNIYRLSLILLFILAFGAGLATFLENFYDTQTARVLVYEALWYECVMFACTICLAISIVKTKMYKKFGAFLIHLAFIVIFIGATLTRYFGEEGVMHLRTLQSSNVMQSVKPYLRVEMLGENFSYPLKLSLFGKNDFEFKNFIDGKEFIINLLGYKKDEKNAPATLSLEISFNGEKKSVKLKGGAGYELEPSVLSFGGQEVKFYFSSKALILPFSLKLDEFILERYAGLNSPSSYTSKVSIAGGKYDISLNSPLTIDGYKIFQSSYDPDELGSAFEISRDPGKIPTYIGYFLLCLGFVANLFSKKSRFFRLLNFIKGSQIVFLAILLLNATPNFANENNKNLDAHASKFAKILTQADNRIAPAGSYSRAVISKISTKTTLFGLSSEELMLSFAISPKEWMDKRMVKITSERVGELLGVNEKFASFNDVFNENGEYKLAKFVEAANEKSASKRDKFDNDVIKFDERLNVLYLALKGEMLKFIPAKNGDKLTWLGVNEAFSSSEISNELKSILGAYIENLSLCVKSGECKEADKSLEKISSYQRSILGSLAPSEAKVELEVLYNQMEIFKFLIYFYMILGLVSLALGFYRLFSGKKFRFEKALSLAFYFGFAVHLLNLALRAYISGHAPWSDAYESLVYISLASVLAGVLFFKHQSFALGAASLFASVSLLVAHLNFINPQITNLVPVLKSFWLSVHVSVITASYGFLGFSFVLGLLGLLLMAIKNQKNEQKLSEQIRYLTATNELSLIIGLSLLTIGNFLGGVWANESWGRYWGWDSKESWSYITIIIYAIALHLRFIPRLKNIFTFLVASVLSFGSVIFTYFGVNFYLSGLHSYANGDGFSVSNLLYLLLMLLALLIAFAYRGKDIKEI; encoded by the coding sequence ATGAGAATTTTAAATATCTACCGCTTGTCTTTGATATTATTATTTATTCTTGCTTTTGGTGCAGGGCTTGCGACTTTTTTAGAAAATTTTTATGACACACAAACAGCCAGAGTGCTTGTTTATGAAGCGCTTTGGTACGAGTGTGTTATGTTTGCTTGCACCATTTGTTTAGCCATTAGTATCGTAAAAACCAAGATGTATAAAAAATTTGGCGCATTTTTGATACATCTTGCTTTTATCGTTATTTTCATCGGGGCTACGCTTACAAGGTATTTTGGCGAAGAGGGCGTTATGCATCTTAGAACCTTGCAAAGCTCAAATGTAATGCAAAGCGTCAAGCCTTATCTTAGAGTCGAAATGCTTGGAGAAAATTTTAGTTATCCATTAAAATTAAGCTTATTTGGTAAAAACGACTTTGAGTTTAAAAATTTTATAGATGGCAAGGAATTTATAATTAACTTGCTTGGATATAAAAAAGATGAGAAAAACGCTCCTGCTACGCTTAGTTTAGAGATAAGTTTTAACGGCGAAAAAAAGAGCGTTAAGCTAAAAGGTGGAGCTGGATATGAGCTGGAGCCTAGTGTGCTAAGTTTTGGTGGGCAAGAGGTGAAATTTTACTTTAGCTCAAAGGCTTTAATTTTGCCATTTTCATTAAAGCTTGACGAGTTTATTTTAGAGCGATATGCGGGGCTAAATAGTCCATCATCTTATACAAGCAAAGTAAGTATCGCTGGCGGCAAGTACGACATCTCGCTAAATAGTCCACTAACGATTGATGGCTATAAAATTTTTCAGTCTTCATACGATCCTGATGAGCTTGGAAGCGCTTTTGAGATCAGCCGTGATCCTGGCAAAATCCCAACTTATATCGGATATTTCTTGCTTTGTCTTGGCTTTGTGGCAAATTTATTTAGTAAAAAGAGCCGATTTTTTAGGCTGCTAAATTTTATAAAAGGTTCGCAAATCGTATTTTTGGCTATTTTGCTTTTAAATGCTACTCCAAATTTTGCCAATGAAAATAATAAAAATTTAGACGCTCATGCAAGCAAATTTGCCAAAATTTTAACTCAAGCTGATAACAGAATCGCTCCAGCTGGCTCTTACTCAAGAGCTGTGATAAGTAAAATTTCAACCAAAACTACGCTATTTGGGCTTAGTAGCGAGGAGCTAATGCTCTCTTTTGCTATCTCGCCAAAAGAGTGGATGGATAAAAGGATGGTAAAGATCACAAGTGAGCGTGTGGGCGAGCTTTTGGGAGTTAATGAAAAATTTGCTAGTTTTAACGATGTCTTTAACGAAAATGGCGAGTATAAGCTGGCTAAATTTGTAGAAGCTGCAAATGAAAAATCCGCCTCAAAAAGAGATAAATTTGACAACGACGTTATAAAATTTGACGAGAGATTAAATGTCTTATATCTTGCGCTAAAGGGCGAGATGCTTAAATTTATCCCAGCTAAAAATGGTGATAAGCTCACGTGGCTAGGCGTAAATGAAGCCTTTAGCTCAAGTGAAATTTCAAACGAGCTTAAAAGCATTTTGGGCGCTTATATAGAAAATTTAAGCCTTTGCGTAAAAAGTGGTGAGTGCAAAGAAGCTGATAAGAGCTTGGAGAAAATTTCAAGCTATCAAAGAAGCATTCTAGGCTCTCTTGCGCCAAGCGAGGCAAAGGTGGAGCTTGAAGTGCTTTATAACCAAATGGAAATTTTTAAATTTCTTATATATTTTTACATGATCCTTGGATTAGTTTCGCTCGCTCTTGGCTTTTATAGGCTATTTTCTGGAAAGAAATTTAGATTTGAAAAAGCGCTTAGCCTTGCATTTTATTTTGGCTTTGCGGTGCATTTGTTAAATTTAGCTCTTCGTGCTTATATCTCAGGGCATGCACCTTGGAGTGATGCCTATGAGAGCTTAGTGTATATCTCGCTTGCAAGTGTATTAGCTGGAGTTTTATTTTTTAAACATCAAAGCTTTGCTCTTGGAGCTGCTTCACTTTTTGCAAGTGTGAGCTTGCTTGTAGCTCATCTAAATTTTATAAATCCACAAATAACAAATCTAGTTCCAGTTTTAAAGTCATTTTGGCTTAGTGTGCATGTAAGTGTCATCACGGCAAGCTACGGCTTTTTAGGCTTTAGCTTTGTGCTTGGGCTTCTTGGGCTTCTTTTAATGGCTATAAAAAATCAAAAAAACGAGCAAAAGCTTAGCGAGCAGATAAGATACCTCACCGCAACTAATGAGCTAAGCCTCATCATAGGACTTAGCTTGCTAACTATTGGAAATTTCCTTGGCGGTGTCTGGGCAAACGAGAGCTGGGGTAGATACTGGGGCTGGGATAGCAAAGAGAGCTGGTCGTACATTACGATAATTATTTATGCTATTGCGCTTCATTTAAGATTTATCCCAAGATTAAAAAATATTTTTACCTTTTTAGTAGCTAGCGTGCTCTCTTTTGGTTCAGTTATTTTTACCTATTTTGGTGTAAATTTCTATCTAAGCGGACTTCACTCATACGCAAATGGTGATGGATTTAGCGTTTCAAATTTGCTTTATTTGCTTTTAATGCTCTTGGCTTTGCTAATCGCCTTTGCTTATAGAGGTAAGGATATAAAAGAGATTTAG
- the nrfD gene encoding NrfD/PsrC family molybdoenzyme membrane anchor subunit, whose product MDGVLNFTATFSHGVEWGWPIAVYLLLAGMSGGALIAAILLKHYKKQESFSPFFKAASLLAFVSIMLGMVCLIADLEKPLLFWKILINYNFTSVMSIGVAGLCVFIPLSFLMCLYAFNDEISNFLAKSLKSFSTLFALIMKILIPLYPFLSRICLIFAVIICAYTGFLISVLIRFPLLNTAVLPALFIASGLSAGISGSSLVAAALFKEDPHSSDLHSLHSVEFSVLGAEILLILMLFVSLLLGSSYQQNAAVAFYSGVWANFFWLGVVLVGFIVPFVLNFAFGKKVASLKFSFYISSLAAVIGVLLLRVFILYAGQTYSI is encoded by the coding sequence ATGGATGGTGTATTAAATTTTACTGCAACATTTTCGCATGGAGTAGAATGGGGCTGGCCGATCGCTGTTTATCTTTTGCTAGCTGGTATGAGTGGTGGAGCGCTAATCGCTGCTATACTTTTAAAACACTATAAAAAGCAAGAGAGTTTTAGCCCATTTTTTAAGGCTGCTTCACTTTTAGCATTTGTTAGTATCATGCTTGGTATGGTTTGCTTGATAGCTGACCTTGAAAAACCGCTTTTATTTTGGAAAATTTTAATTAATTATAATTTCACATCAGTTATGTCTATCGGTGTTGCTGGACTTTGTGTATTTATACCGCTTAGCTTTTTGATGTGCCTTTATGCATTTAATGATGAGATTTCAAATTTCTTAGCCAAAAGTTTAAAATCCTTTAGCACTCTTTTTGCGCTAATAATGAAAATTTTAATACCGCTTTATCCATTTTTAAGTCGTATTTGTCTTATTTTTGCTGTAATAATTTGTGCTTATACTGGATTTTTGATCTCAGTTTTGATTAGATTTCCACTCTTAAACACAGCTGTGCTTCCAGCTTTATTTATAGCTTCAGGACTAAGTGCTGGCATAAGTGGCAGTAGCTTGGTCGCAGCAGCTTTATTTAAAGAAGATCCACATTCAAGCGACCTTCATTCGCTTCATAGCGTAGAATTTAGCGTTTTGGGAGCTGAAATTTTACTCATTTTAATGCTTTTTGTATCGCTTTTACTTGGTTCAAGTTATCAGCAAAATGCAGCTGTTGCTTTTTATAGTGGCGTTTGGGCAAATTTCTTTTGGCTTGGTGTTGTGCTAGTTGGCTTTATTGTGCCTTTTGTTTTAAATTTTGCATTTGGCAAAAAAGTAGCTAGCCTAAAATTTAGCTTTTATATCAGTTCATTAGCGGCTGTTATCGGTGTTTTACTGCTTAGGGTGTTTATACTTTATGCGGGACAAACTTATAGCATTTAA
- a CDS encoding 4Fe-4S dicluster domain-containing protein: protein MQNQKNRRAFLKSMVVVAAGAGAASSGFAFKSEESVKKPHFGMIFDQNKCVGCTDCEIACRKVNLVPKGQMRLFIEDKTNPKNLLDKRFVRVSCQQCVDAPCVAVCPTKACHKDEKTGIQTTNIDDCIACKYCIVACPYDVRYIDKVTHSAQSCNFCVDTNLKDEKEPACVEACRYEAIVFGDLNDENSHISKLLAVKDSIRLRAELGTKPSLRYIPKVKMGV from the coding sequence ATGCAAAATCAAAAAAATAGAAGAGCCTTTTTAAAAAGCATGGTAGTTGTAGCTGCTGGTGCTGGTGCGGCAAGTAGTGGTTTTGCTTTTAAGAGTGAAGAAAGTGTAAAAAAACCACACTTTGGTATGATATTTGACCAAAATAAATGTGTTGGCTGTACGGACTGCGAGATAGCTTGCAGAAAGGTAAATTTAGTCCCAAAAGGACAGATGAGACTTTTTATAGAAGATAAGACTAATCCTAAAAATTTACTCGATAAAAGATTTGTAAGAGTGTCTTGTCAGCAGTGTGTCGATGCGCCTTGTGTAGCTGTTTGTCCAACCAAGGCTTGTCATAAAGACGAAAAAACGGGCATACAAACTACAAATATAGATGATTGTATCGCCTGTAAATACTGCATCGTAGCCTGTCCATATGATGTGAGATATATCGATAAGGTTACGCACTCAGCTCAAAGCTGTAACTTTTGCGTAGATACAAATTTAAAGGATGAAAAAGAACCAGCTTGCGTAGAAGCTTGTAGATATGAAGCGATCGTCTTTGGTGATCTTAACGATGAAAATTCGCACATCAGTAAGCTACTAGCCGTAAAAGATAGCATAAGGCTAAGAGCAGAGCTTGGCACAAAACCAAGCCTTAGATATATTCCTAAAGTAAAAATGGGGGTGTAA
- a CDS encoding FKBP-type peptidyl-prolyl cis-trans isomerase — MKNKVLKFTLLLSLSASGLLANVDSNESYAMGATSGGYVLKGLLEQKQIGISYDAEAVIKGFSDALKGELKLSDDEIAKLLNKRAENLDKIVKEKEAAILKENLKQGKAFMDKNAKNKNVKTTKSKLQYEILKSSKKGATPKQESIIIANYKASFIDGKVFDETKEAPAHLSMLNLIPGLEEGLMLMKEGDKFKFVIPPELAYGDSGMEGIPGGETIVFEIELVKVLKPGELAEAAKKIHEKELNEGIKKPH, encoded by the coding sequence ATGAAAAATAAGGTTTTAAAATTTACGCTACTTCTTAGCTTAAGTGCTTCTGGTTTGCTTGCAAATGTAGATTCAAATGAGTCTTATGCTATGGGAGCAACAAGTGGTGGATATGTTTTAAAAGGATTACTTGAACAAAAACAAATAGGCATTAGCTACGATGCTGAGGCTGTTATCAAAGGTTTTAGTGATGCATTAAAAGGAGAGCTAAAACTAAGCGATGATGAGATAGCAAAGCTACTAAACAAAAGAGCTGAAAATTTAGACAAGATAGTAAAAGAAAAAGAAGCCGCCATACTTAAAGAGAATTTAAAGCAAGGCAAGGCTTTTATGGATAAAAATGCAAAAAATAAAAATGTAAAAACAACAAAATCAAAATTGCAATATGAAATTTTAAAATCAAGCAAAAAGGGAGCAACTCCAAAACAAGAAAGTATCATCATAGCAAACTACAAAGCTAGTTTTATCGATGGTAAGGTCTTTGATGAGACAAAAGAGGCTCCAGCTCATCTTTCTATGCTAAATTTGATCCCAGGTCTTGAAGAGGGCTTAATGCTCATGAAAGAGGGCGATAAGTTTAAATTTGTTATCCCGCCAGAACTTGCGTACGGCGATAGCGGCATGGAGGGCATACCTGGAGGCGAGACTATCGTTTTTGAGATAGAGCTTGTTAAGGTCTTAAAGCCAGGTGAATTAGCCGAGGCTGCAAAGAAAATTCACGAGAAAGAACTAAATGAGGGCATTAAAAAGCCTCATTAA
- a CDS encoding multiheme c-type cytochrome, which yields MRNLQKALAGLLMGVSIFASQACCEEHNMQMSDKARDVIANPKGTLQSRGVISLQDYVVEEQEMYNWLFKNHPIFTKYGGKTVGKMVVHDRGLEWLAEGHGFDMSKLSKRDGGKGYSSMMYRIPATSSLQFPNKFVGPEKCGECHPAQYEVWSRSRHATTMRFPGEHPEVNNNLTEPVFDKDTASILPKGITPDVIYATVGHLRTKMGYVDAWLLRGTYYVEGGLLRDGTGQIVAGGNQWQRTWALNLDDATVKKIKELVPEFPGTLEEYGDNGGYVRGLASYAAKHKKSMFFQANSSYCEVCHPVKFDFKSKAEFYAALGNAKELQKHTISKGVSCEECHGAGGHLDGATNFRTSNCERCHQRFNFSPDLARANPLNNGKLDLSLSSKFKSMGPGCGSEGSQSYFTAHYDKGMRCVTCHDPHDNTGPVVGDKSVTGMNYNSEQGYLSSFYTKPKIRKECKDCHETQAYIASKADTHKDNTCASCHMPFMMSCENFYAVQFQDNAGFDTQRRSHIWKIMVDPKEKSLVPGDAAKGPRDAKDWHFERDKNGHNYVDLMWACARTSWADKDMKDTKGCHSPVLSELKPTLHFKNQKQVYDEVMGWQTPVKNEFSEVKIGIEGLYSLLETKKLDASDKVRVYELIQNAQEIIDMVEKDGSWGMHGFKFTKQKLDASKEYIKEAQRILNKNL from the coding sequence ATGAGAAATCTACAAAAAGCCTTAGCTGGTTTGCTCATGGGTGTTAGCATCTTCGCTTCACAAGCCTGTTGCGAAGAGCATAATATGCAGATGTCCGATAAAGCACGTGATGTTATCGCAAATCCTAAAGGCACACTGCAAAGTAGAGGTGTTATCTCCTTGCAAGACTACGTTGTAGAAGAGCAAGAGATGTATAACTGGTTATTTAAAAACCACCCTATTTTTACAAAATATGGTGGTAAAACCGTCGGTAAAATGGTCGTTCACGACCGTGGCTTAGAGTGGCTTGCCGAGGGACATGGCTTTGATATGTCAAAGCTTAGTAAAAGAGATGGCGGTAAGGGCTATAGCTCTATGATGTATAGAATTCCAGCCACTTCATCACTTCAATTTCCTAACAAATTTGTAGGACCAGAAAAGTGCGGTGAGTGTCACCCAGCTCAGTATGAAGTGTGGAGCAGATCTCGCCACGCAACTACTATGCGCTTCCCTGGCGAGCACCCAGAGGTTAATAACAACCTAACTGAGCCAGTATTTGACAAAGATACCGCTTCTATCCTTCCAAAAGGTATCACTCCAGATGTTATCTATGCAACTGTTGGTCACTTAAGAACCAAAATGGGCTACGTTGATGCGTGGCTACTTCGTGGTACTTACTACGTTGAGGGCGGTTTGCTAAGAGATGGTACAGGTCAGATCGTAGCTGGTGGTAACCAATGGCAAAGAACATGGGCGTTAAATTTAGACGACGCAACTGTTAAGAAAATCAAAGAGCTTGTCCCAGAATTTCCTGGCACTCTTGAAGAGTACGGCGACAATGGCGGATATGTTAGAGGTCTAGCTTCATACGCCGCAAAACATAAAAAATCAATGTTTTTCCAAGCAAACTCATCATATTGTGAAGTTTGTCACCCAGTTAAATTCGATTTCAAATCAAAAGCAGAATTTTACGCAGCACTTGGTAATGCTAAAGAGCTTCAAAAACACACTATCTCAAAAGGCGTAAGCTGTGAGGAGTGCCACGGAGCTGGCGGTCACCTTGATGGGGCTACAAATTTTAGAACATCAAACTGCGAACGCTGCCACCAAAGATTTAACTTTAGCCCAGATCTAGCTCGTGCTAATCCGCTTAATAACGGTAAGCTTGATCTTTCTTTAAGTTCTAAATTTAAATCAATGGGACCAGGATGTGGTTCTGAAGGTTCACAATCATACTTTACAGCTCACTACGACAAAGGTATGAGATGTGTTACTTGCCACGATCCACACGACAATACAGGTCCAGTTGTCGGCGATAAGAGCGTAACTGGTATGAACTATAACTCAGAACAAGGTTATCTAAGCTCATTCTATACTAAGCCAAAAATTAGAAAAGAGTGTAAAGATTGCCACGAGACTCAAGCATATATCGCATCTAAAGCAGATACTCACAAAGATAACACTTGTGCATCTTGCCACATGCCATTTATGATGAGTTGTGAGAATTTCTACGCTGTTCAGTTCCAAGACAACGCTGGCTTTGATACTCAAAGAAGATCTCACATCTGGAAGATCATGGTTGATCCAAAAGAGAAATCTCTAGTACCAGGCGATGCTGCTAAAGGTCCAAGAGATGCTAAAGATTGGCACTTTGAGAGAGATAAAAATGGCCATAACTACGTTGACTTGATGTGGGCGTGCGCTAGAACATCTTGGGCTGATAAAGATATGAAAGATACCAAAGGCTGCCACAGCCCAGTACTATCTGAGCTAAAACCAACACTTCACTTCAAAAACCAAAAACAAGTTTATGATGAAGTCATGGGATGGCAAACTCCAGTTAAGAATGAATTCTCTGAAGTTAAGATTGGTATTGAAGGACTTTACTCACTACTTGAGACTAAAAAACTTGATGCAAGTGATAAAGTAAGAGTTTATGAGCTTATCCAAAATGCTCAAGAGATCATCGATATGGTTGAAAAAGATGGTTCGTGGGGTATGCACGGATTTAAATTTACTAAACAAAAACTCGATGCATCAAAAGAGTATATAAAAGAAGCTCAAAGAATTTTGAATAAAAATTTATAG